From the genome of Kwoniella bestiolae CBS 10118 chromosome 5, complete sequence, one region includes:
- a CDS encoding ribosomal protein L17 yields the protein MKHGINQRKLGRMPAHRIALLRNLVSALLHHETIKTTLPKAKEAARMAEKIITLGKKGTNPSRSKAMAYLMPPHNSPSPIASSSSSSSSLLEAENDDEHFVPPKSLLPKLFDELSLRYAERPGGYTRIHKFGRRQGDNAPHAIVTLVDGPRDLKFEMLAREVGKSSLDLLEQKGGKLEEVGEGWEGLKPRTRLQVEKVLKYKSEGERREFKVKAKEFADYIQAEESAYGGVRSPNVSPDTPAYRRPGMNTPKTGRLLHAGERLSGVSTHTTGLGLARGALARTPRGRQNVDKSPRFWGQARLPEGVSAEVV from the exons ATGAAACACGGTATAAATCAAAGAAAATTGGGTAGGATGCCCGCTCATAGGATAGCGTTGTTGAG AAACCTCGTATCTGCTTTGCTACATCATGAAACGATCAAAACGACATTACCAAAAGCCAAGGAAGCTGCCAGGATGGCTGAAAAG ATCATCACACTTGGAAAGAAGGGTACCAACCCTTCACGAAGCAAAGCCATGGCCTATCTTATG CCTCCACacaactccccctctcccatcgcctcctcctcctcctcttcctcatctctccTCGAGGCAGAAAACGACGACGAACACTTCGTCCCCCCCaaatccctcctccccaagTTATTCGATGAACTCTCTCTGCGATATGCCGAACGTCCAGGGGGATACACCCGTATACATAAATTCGGACGACGTCAGGGGGACAACGCCCCTCACGCCATCGTTACGCTGGTGGACGGACCGAGGGATCTGAAGTTTGAGATGCTTGCTAGGGAGGTTGGGAAGTCCTCTTTGGATCTATTGGAGCAGAAGGGAGGcaagttggaggaagttggtgaagggtgggaggggttgaagcCTCGGACTAGGTTgcaggttgagaaggtgCTGAAGTATAAgagtgagggggagaggagggagtttAAGGTGAAGGCTAAGGAGtttgct GACTACATCCAAGCTGAAGAGTCTGCTTATGGTGGTGTGCGCTCGCCAAACGTATCTCCAGATACGCCGGCATACAGGAGACCAGG TATGAACACCCCCAAGACTGGTCGACTATTGCACGCAGGAGAGAGATTGTCAGGTGTATCTACACATACCACCGGCCTGGGACTGGCTCGAGGAGCCCTGGCGAGGACGCCAAGGGGTAGACAGAACGTTGATAAGTCGCCTAGGTTCTGGGGTCAGGCTAGGCTGCCTGAGGGTGTGTCTGCGGAGGTTGTGTAG
- a CDS encoding acyl carrier protein, whose protein sequence is MYRTLPLLRSALPSLRPQLRSTAVRAIKPQKVVFQYRSYAAAAGLSKDDITSRVLDVLKSFEKVDSTKLTPGASFTSDLGLDSLDAVEVVMAIEEEFAIEIPDAEADEITTVQKAIDYVSHSPEAH, encoded by the exons ATGTACAGAacactccccctcctccgatcagccctcccctccctccgaCCCCAACTCCGATCAACCGCTGTCCGAGCAATCAAGCCCCAAAAGGTCGTATTTCAATATCGAAGTTATGCGGCAGCTGCTGGGTTAAGTAAGGACGATATCACCTCGAGGGTGTTGGACGTTTTGAAGAGTTTCGAGAAAGTTGATTCGACCAAG CTCACACCAGGAGCCTCATTCACATCCGATCTCGGACTCGACTCCCTCGACGCCGTAGAGGTAGTCATGGCTATCGAGGAGGAGTTCGCCATTGAGATCCCCGATGCCGAGGCCGATGAGATCACCACGGTAcaaaaag CTATCGACTACGTTTCTCAC TCCCCAGAAG